One Solanum pennellii chromosome 9, SPENNV200 DNA segment encodes these proteins:
- the LOC107030326 gene encoding uncharacterized protein LOC107030326: MAQAIMVQAQAMTAQVNRHDVQRDNPLVRSMADRLRDFTRMNPPIFIGAKTSEDPQEFIDEVHKILVAMGATDIEKAELLSRDEMSRFLTGINGDLEEECRSVMLHDNIDLSRLMVHVQKVEDSRKRKGVRDIRQPRPQDQSGHMVRDCPQNRGQAGGNAQPRPTPQSAAAAEPPKRNRFYALKGREEHEKSADVVTGSELFFVTPLLALTFEILPEVCGGLLFHCCPTYSLDKEEIQVLMDGDL, translated from the exons atggcacaggccatcatGGTGCAGGCCCAGGCTATGACTGCCCAAGTCAACCGGCATGATGTTCAGAGGGATAACCCACTGGTTCGCAGCATGGCTGACAGACTGCgagatttcacgaggatgaatcctcctatattcaTAGGGGCTAAGACTTCAGAGGATCCTCAGGAGTTTATAGACGAGGTGCATAAGATCCTGGTGGCCATGGGGGCCACtgatattgagaaggctgagctg ctatcaag ggatgagatgagcagatTCCTCACAGGAATAAATGGAGActtggaggaggagtgtcggtctgtgatgctccatgataatatTGACCTTTCTAGGttaatggtgcatgtccagAAGGTAGAGGACAGCCGCAAGAGGAAAGGTGTTCGTGATATTAGGCAACCtaggcctcaagatcag agtggacacatggtcAGAGACTGTCCCCAGAAcagaggtcaggctggaggtaatgctcagcctaggcctaccCCACAGagtgcagcagcagccgagcctcccaagaggaaTAGATTCTATGCCCTGAAAGGCAGGGAGGAGCACGAGAAGtctgctgatgtggtcacag GGTCTGAGCTTTTCTTTGTGACTCCTCTGCTTGCccttacttttgaaatactacctgaa gtttgtggagggcttCTCTTCCATTGTTGCCCCACTTACAGCCTTGACAAAGAAGAAATCCAAGTTTTaatggacggagacttgtga